In one window of Pseudodesulfovibrio sediminis DNA:
- a CDS encoding radical SAM/SPASM domain-containing protein, which produces MTGNKCWGSPFTDDEIDEANKNGRLLTMELELSRACNLNCIYCYADSGLPLDNELSYEEIVDTLDQGIALGARKIIVLGGGEPMVYPRIMDVLQAIHERGCEIELFTNGILLTQEIVEKFKEFKVNPVIKCNSLKPDVQDHLAGKKGAFEGIRKGFQLLLDAGYPSNGLTLGAQTIICQANYTELPEIWRYLRNRDIIPYFEVITEQGRAKTHGSLAVQPKQLQPLFEELSAIDQNEFGVEWKPKPPVAAFTCRRHLFSCTLTTTGNIIPCPGVDAPAGNIRRHKLADILATATIFKELRDIRQTIKGDCKECELSSECYGCRGMAYHHTGDYLASDPLCWRNKSVVFHETTDCQS; this is translated from the coding sequence ATGACCGGGAACAAATGCTGGGGCAGCCCTTTCACGGACGATGAAATCGACGAGGCCAATAAAAACGGCCGACTTCTGACAATGGAGCTTGAACTGAGTCGAGCCTGCAACCTCAATTGCATATATTGCTATGCGGACTCCGGTCTCCCTCTGGATAACGAACTTTCATACGAAGAAATCGTTGATACCCTTGATCAAGGCATCGCCCTGGGCGCCCGCAAGATCATAGTCCTCGGCGGCGGAGAACCCATGGTTTATCCCCGGATCATGGACGTGCTCCAAGCCATCCACGAACGTGGATGTGAAATCGAATTGTTCACCAACGGCATTCTCCTGACACAGGAGATTGTCGAAAAGTTCAAAGAATTCAAAGTGAATCCTGTCATCAAATGCAACAGTCTCAAACCTGATGTGCAGGACCATCTCGCCGGGAAAAAAGGGGCGTTCGAGGGTATTCGCAAAGGGTTTCAACTGTTACTCGACGCCGGTTATCCGAGCAACGGGCTTACCTTGGGTGCTCAGACCATCATCTGCCAGGCAAATTATACCGAGCTGCCCGAAATATGGAGATACCTCCGCAATCGGGATATCATCCCCTATTTCGAGGTCATCACCGAACAGGGACGGGCCAAAACACATGGTTCTCTGGCCGTCCAACCCAAGCAGCTCCAGCCATTGTTTGAAGAGCTGTCTGCCATCGACCAGAATGAATTCGGTGTGGAGTGGAAGCCCAAACCTCCCGTGGCCGCCTTCACCTGTCGCCGCCATCTCTTCTCCTGCACCCTGACCACGACAGGCAACATCATCCCCTGTCCCGGCGTTGACGCCCCGGCTGGTAATATTCGCAGACATAAACTTGCAGACATCCTCGCAACTGCAACGATTTTCAAAGAACTTCGCGATATCCGCCAGACCATCAAGGGGGATTGCAAAGAGTGTGAACTGTCCAGTGAGTGCTATGGTTGTCGAGGTATGGCGTATCATCATACTGGCGATTATCTCGCATCAGACCCTCTCTGCTGGCGTAACAAGAGCGTGGTGTTCCATGAAACTACCGATTGCCAGTCATAA
- a CDS encoding phosphopantetheine-binding protein, whose amino-acid sequence MTDSEITAVVDKLLIEEFELEPDQLKPEALFKDDLDLDSLDAVDMVIILEQEFKFKVKKDTAFRAIRSLGDLHAYVLQKKSEM is encoded by the coding sequence ATGACTGATTCGGAAATAACCGCAGTAGTCGATAAATTGCTTATCGAAGAGTTCGAACTTGAGCCGGACCAACTAAAACCAGAAGCTCTATTTAAAGATGATCTTGATCTCGACAGCCTTGACGCAGTCGACATGGTCATCATCCTGGAACAAGAATTCAAATTCAAAGTCAAAAAAGATACAGCCTTCAGGGCTATCCGATCACTGGGTGATTTACACGCATATGTACTTCAGAAAAAAAGCGAAATGTAA
- a CDS encoding lysophospholipid acyltransferase family protein encodes MKILHTIWINFGIYAGMILWTLAGLILSLPTFLIFKYIKSLSTAEAARMLVWIYGRVWVWIVSLFITVRLSAYEIPSPCVLVANHSSIFDSYFVGGQPLWNVCWVIADWPFSIPFYRPFMHAAKYVRANQAEPGSVVKQSVNAIANGGSMFFYPEGTRTSTGELGRFHSGPFQVAIKAGVPIIPICIYGTFELMPRGARFLSPATINIHLLPPVYPDKSTELSTGHTAMKKDVKALMLHALEEMKKQPPISA; translated from the coding sequence ATGAAAATTCTGCACACTATATGGATCAATTTCGGAATCTATGCCGGAATGATCCTGTGGACTCTTGCAGGACTAATCCTCTCGCTCCCGACTTTTTTGATATTCAAATATATCAAATCTCTTTCCACGGCTGAAGCAGCCAGGATGCTGGTCTGGATATACGGTCGCGTCTGGGTGTGGATCGTCTCCCTTTTTATCACTGTGCGGTTGAGCGCTTATGAAATTCCCTCACCCTGCGTCCTGGTCGCGAACCACTCATCGATATTCGACTCCTATTTTGTAGGCGGACAGCCATTGTGGAACGTATGCTGGGTCATCGCCGACTGGCCGTTTTCCATCCCTTTCTATCGCCCCTTCATGCACGCGGCAAAATATGTACGCGCGAACCAGGCCGAACCAGGATCTGTGGTGAAGCAATCCGTGAACGCCATTGCCAACGGCGGTTCTATGTTTTTTTATCCAGAAGGAACCAGGACCTCGACAGGCGAATTGGGACGCTTTCACTCTGGACCATTCCAAGTCGCGATCAAAGCAGGGGTCCCTATTATTCCCATTTGTATTTATGGAACTTTCGAACTCATGCCTAGAGGGGCCAGGTTCCTCAGTCCTGCCACCATCAATATCCACTTGCTTCCACCCGTATATCCAGATAAATCTACTGAGCTATCTACTGGACACACTGCCATGAAAAAAGACGTGAAAGCACTCATGCTCCACGCGCTGGAAGAAATGAAGAAACAACCCCCAATTTCTGCTTAG
- a CDS encoding 3-hydroxylacyl-ACP dehydratase, whose amino-acid sequence MKLPIASHKVIPHRDSMLLIDTLTASDQGAGTVETVLSAISVAANADQTLSPLIHVELMAQAYAAVKGWEIMQAGLDFPIGFLVGVQKFTLHNHARAGEHLTIDVTTAGEFEGFAIVEGTVSCGETAIASGKIKLWVPQEDA is encoded by the coding sequence ATGAAACTACCGATTGCCAGTCATAAAGTCATTCCACACAGGGATTCCATGCTGCTCATAGATACCCTGACAGCATCCGACCAAGGTGCTGGCACGGTGGAAACCGTCCTGTCGGCAATATCCGTGGCGGCCAATGCGGACCAGACTCTGTCTCCACTTATTCACGTAGAACTCATGGCCCAGGCCTATGCCGCAGTCAAAGGATGGGAGATCATGCAAGCCGGCCTGGACTTCCCTATTGGGTTTCTCGTTGGTGTCCAGAAGTTCACCCTGCATAACCACGCCCGCGCCGGAGAACACCTCACCATCGATGTGACCACAGCTGGGGAGTTCGAAGGTTTTGCCATTGTCGAGGGAACCGTTTCCTGCGGCGAAACCGCCATCGCCAGCGGAAAAATCAAACTGTGGGTTCCGCAGGAGGACGCATGA
- a CDS encoding LolA family protein, protein MTKRYLLAALFLVLPFMAGTNVSHAADFLMDLKAKAEKVTSIQSRFTQEKHLSMFDEVLISEGSFAFQRPSSLRWEYTTPFKAGFLLTGNTGIEWDEAAQTKREFSLKSSPIMAMVAQQIMAWTTFDIAWLKSRYDITRTGTAPTILDLRPKGEGARKMLTRIIIRFAQDDTTIDSLELREVDEDFTRITFMDRAINTPLSDTLFTSVQ, encoded by the coding sequence ATGACCAAGCGATATCTACTCGCGGCTCTCTTCCTAGTCCTGCCCTTCATGGCAGGGACCAACGTATCTCATGCCGCCGATTTCCTTATGGACCTCAAAGCCAAAGCGGAAAAAGTCACCTCTATCCAAAGTCGATTCACTCAGGAAAAACACTTGTCCATGTTCGATGAAGTGCTCATTTCTGAAGGGAGCTTCGCCTTTCAACGTCCCTCCAGCCTTCGATGGGAATACACCACGCCTTTCAAGGCAGGGTTTCTGCTGACCGGCAACACGGGTATCGAATGGGATGAGGCGGCTCAAACAAAAAGGGAATTTTCACTCAAATCATCGCCCATTATGGCCATGGTCGCGCAACAGATAATGGCCTGGACCACTTTTGATATTGCGTGGCTCAAAAGCCGCTATGATATCACGCGAACCGGGACGGCTCCGACGATCCTTGACCTCCGCCCCAAAGGAGAAGGGGCCAGGAAAATGCTGACCCGTATCATCATCCGCTTCGCGCAGGATGACACCACCATTGATTCATTGGAACTGCGTGAAGTCGATGAGGACTTCACTCGGATCACCTTCATGGATCGGGCCATCAATACCCCACTGTCTGACACACTTTTCACCTCTGTCCAATGA
- a CDS encoding beta-ketoacyl-[acyl-carrier-protein] synthase family protein translates to MRRVVITGMGALSPYGEGLEAFFKGLESGESCIRSMPELLEVSGLTPSIAGQVPTYNAKAIPRKFRRTMSPMSIFAVLAATEAIAMAELDDTTLENGRTGLVVGSTVGSVQALQSIFTHYLDGKSVDGVKSTEFFKIMNHSCATNIAQFFGVRGRVLAPSAACSTGCQTIGIAMETIAMGKQDVMLCGGADELHPLTVGTFDILQAASTGYNVHPTETPRPFDKDRDGIVCSEGAGIVVLESLDHAKARNAPILAELIGFATTSDPSNPASPSASAIAQCMELALDEAGTVPEDVDYVNAHATGTDLGDIAESQAIASLMGKIPAVSSLKGYMGHTMAASGALETIATLYMLKNGLVFPTRNLLHVSPGCEGVNHITAKTHRSISIALKNNFALGGINTSLVIRRYND, encoded by the coding sequence ATGAGACGAGTCGTCATAACGGGCATGGGAGCTCTCTCCCCTTACGGAGAAGGGCTGGAAGCATTCTTCAAGGGACTGGAATCCGGCGAAAGCTGCATTCGCTCCATGCCCGAACTTCTCGAAGTATCAGGTCTAACACCGTCTATTGCGGGACAAGTTCCCACATACAATGCCAAGGCCATCCCCCGCAAATTCCGACGGACCATGTCCCCTATGTCCATCTTCGCAGTTCTCGCTGCCACCGAAGCAATTGCCATGGCCGAACTGGACGATACAACCCTGGAAAACGGTCGGACCGGGCTTGTGGTTGGCTCAACTGTAGGCAGTGTCCAAGCACTCCAGTCAATCTTCACCCATTATTTGGACGGAAAGAGTGTTGATGGGGTTAAATCGACTGAATTTTTCAAGATAATGAACCATAGCTGTGCCACAAACATCGCCCAATTCTTTGGGGTCCGAGGACGAGTCCTCGCGCCATCTGCTGCTTGCTCAACTGGCTGCCAGACCATTGGTATCGCCATGGAAACAATCGCCATGGGTAAACAGGATGTGATGCTGTGCGGCGGTGCCGATGAGCTCCACCCCCTGACCGTCGGAACCTTTGATATCCTCCAGGCAGCCTCAACAGGATACAACGTCCACCCCACAGAAACGCCCCGCCCATTCGATAAAGACCGAGATGGCATTGTCTGTTCCGAAGGCGCAGGTATTGTAGTGCTCGAATCACTTGATCACGCCAAGGCTCGCAACGCCCCCATCTTGGCCGAACTCATCGGATTTGCCACCACCTCTGACCCCTCCAATCCGGCCAGTCCCAGTGCCAGCGCGATCGCGCAATGCATGGAATTGGCTTTGGACGAAGCGGGCACAGTTCCAGAGGATGTTGACTACGTCAACGCGCACGCCACAGGGACTGATCTGGGGGACATTGCTGAAAGCCAGGCAATAGCCTCGCTCATGGGCAAAATCCCTGCTGTCAGCAGTCTCAAAGGGTACATGGGACACACCATGGCAGCCAGTGGCGCACTGGAAACCATAGCCACCCTTTATATGCTGAAAAACGGGCTTGTGTTCCCGACACGAAATTTGCTACACGTCTCTCCTGGCTGTGAAGGCGTCAACCATATTACAGCCAAAACGCACCGTTCCATCTCAATCGCGCTGAAAAACAACTTCGCTCTGGGCGGCATCAATACATCCCTTGTTATACGGAGATACAATGACTGA